A single window of Methanoculleus sp. SDB DNA harbors:
- a CDS encoding 4-oxalocrotonate tautomerase, with protein MPIVTLEISKGRTREQKKQLVEGITDLIVTTLNVPPDWVTILIHEMDRDSIGKAGKLLSEDD; from the coding sequence ATGCCAATCGTTACGCTTGAAATCTCCAAAGGACGGACACGCGAACAGAAGAAACAGCTCGTCGAAGGGATTACCGACCTTATCGTGACCACCCTTAATGTCCCCCCCGACTGGGTGACGATACTAATCCATGAAATGGACAGGGATTCCATCGGAAAAGCCGGGAAACTGCTCTCCGAAGATGACTGA